In Bacteroidales bacterium, the following are encoded in one genomic region:
- the rsfS gene encoding ribosome silencing factor, protein MLRKNELTGTEKLLSTIVESIKEKKGKEIISIDLQKLEQSITDYFIICHADSNTQVDAITDSIIDNVKGNFKTSPYHKEGIKNLQWVLLDYSTVIVHIFQKEFRDFYKLEELWADGKILKFDYEL, encoded by the coding sequence ATGCTTAGAAAAAATGAATTAACCGGTACGGAAAAATTATTAAGTACCATTGTTGAAAGTATTAAAGAAAAAAAAGGAAAAGAAATTATAAGTATTGACCTTCAAAAACTTGAACAATCTATTACTGATTATTTTATTATTTGTCATGCTGATTCTAATACACAAGTTGATGCAATTACCGATTCAATTATTGATAACGTAAAAGGAAACTTTAAAACTTCTCCTTATCATAAAGAAGGGATAAAAAATTTACAATGGGTTCTTTTAGATTATTCTACTGTTATTGTCCATATTTTTCAGAAAGAATTCAGAGATTTTTATAAGCTTGAAGAACTATGGGCAGATGGTAAAATATTAAAATTTGATTATGAATTATAA